From the genome of Alicyclobacillus sp. SO9:
CGGATTGCGCCTTAATCTTCCGATACGTAATACTGACTGTTCGGCAGGCGGTTATGCCCAGTGTCAATTTTGAGAGGGTGTCTGCGTAGGCACTGTGATCGATACTATTGACGACGGCAAGTCCTCTCGTGTGCTGTGACAAGTCTTCCAGTTGCTGGGGTGTACTGTACAGTTCAATTTTGTGCAGAGCTTGTTCCAAGTCTTTCGTGAACGGATAGCCAGCGGTCCGGGCGAAAAGTGCTGAATGCTTCAGGGCAATTTTTTCTTCAGGACGAAAGAACAGGGGTGCATCATTAAAGGATGGCGCCAGGTGAAATCCGCCGTCGTGACCCGCCTCGGCTTCAATTGGCACACCGCTGGCACAGAGCGAATCAATATAACGATAGACAGACCTAACACTGACTTCCAGTGCGTCAGCTAAGTTCTGTGCCGTCATACGTCCGCGAGATTTTAGCATCCAAACAATCGCCAACATACCATCTGCTTTGGCCATATCGCACTCCTTTCTTTCACGCATCTGCTAACACTTGTCTATAAGCCCTTCTCGGGACTCTCTATCATCTTCTATCGTAGTTTTCATTTCCACAAATGCAATCGTTTTTTCTCCATTAACGGAAGGGCGTTCATTCTAACTGAACAAATCATTTTTCCGTTTTTATTATTATTATTTTATCCGGGTGATATTGACTGGGTTATTTAATCCGGATAAAATGGATGGAGGGAGCGTGACAGCAACGAAAGCATGGGCACTCACAAGGTTACGAGAAGGGCCGCAAGGGGCCAAACGGCTGAACGGCTAAACGCCGAGGCGCCAAGAGAGAAACTTGCCCAATTGTGAACTAGGGCAGGAGAATTGGTTCAGAGAGGATGAAAGTAGATGGAAAGTTCAACCGAGGACAGAGTGTATTCAGCGTTTGCTGGGGATGAGTTGATACAGACGGGATCGCTGAGGGAAGTCGTATCGAAAGTGAAAAATGAACTTGACGATGACGATTTGTCACGAGTACTCATATTTGACGATACGACAGGACGAGTAACAGACGTTGATTTTCGCGGCACAATCACAGACGTGCTGCAGCGGCTAAGCTGCGATTTCGAAGGGGGAAGTGTCGCCAGTTCTGTCACTAGTTCTGACGCGGGGGATGCAGTCAACCGGGACAAGCCGAGGCGAGTGGGGCGTCCAAAATTGGGTGTGGTACCAGGGGAAGTAACACTGTTGCCTCGGCACTGGGACTGGCTCAAAAGTCAACCTGGTGGCGCCTCTGTGACGTTGCGAAAACTAGTGGAAGAAGCACGGCGTGCACGGGCGAACAAGGATGCGATGCGGCAAGCGCAAGAAGCCACATATGGATTTATGACGGCGATGGCCGGCAATCGTCCACACTATGAAGAAGCCCTGCGAGCACTGTACGCAAAGGACTCTCAGCTCTTCTATCAGCTGATTGAGGATTGGGCAGAGGACGTTCGCAATCACATCAAAAAGTTGGCCCAGAACGCATTTTTGGCGGAGGATAAGGGTTAATTCACTGGAAGCGGGAAGGTATGAAGGATGTACGGAGCCAAACTAGGCCGACCGCAGGGTCGGCCTCTGTGGCAATTAAGTTGCGTTTAACCCTCTCTTCTTTCAACCGTTCCGTCAGCGTACTGTGCAAATCTTCCTGAGGTGCGTTCGTTCACAGGCTCCGGACCATCCCATTGCCATCCTCCAAACTGCGTCCGCTGATAATCTTCGAACGCCGCGCGAAGTTCTTCCTGTGTATTCATGACGAACGGGCCGTATTGTGCGACAGGCTCTCGAATGGGCTCGCCTTCAAGAACCAGCAACTGTGCTTCCGTTGCACCATTTGTAATTGAGATGTGTTGGTCGCCGGCAAGCTTCACTCGACAATTTACTTCAACGGGTGTTCCTTCAACACTGATTGTGTCGCCTTGATAGAAATAGAGATTGCGATTGAGGGTTCCTGTCACTGGCGGGAGCGAAAGATTAGCTCCGGGACTGAGAGTAACAAGGAAAATCCCCACATGATGCTGGGATACACTTGCCCACGATGCTTTGGTCGGCTCTAAGCTATCTCGTCCATTCAGGCTTCCAGCTATCAAACGGACTGTCGCGGTTTCCCCGTTGCTGCCGGTTATCTCCGTCTCTGGAATGTCCTCAGCCCAAAGCATTTTGTATTCAGGTGTCGCTGATTTTCCTTCACTAGGCAGGTTCAACCAAATCTGAAAGAGTTCAAGAGGATTCTCCTTATCTTGGTGAACCAGAGGAAACATTTCCGTGTGTTGAGCTCCTCGTCCTGTGGTCAGCCACTGAACATCTCCATTGCCGTATCGCCCGCACGATCCGGTGGAATCAAAGTGGTCTACGAATCCTTTCAAGACAATCGTAACGGTTTCAAATCCCTTATGTGGATGCGCTGGGAAACCAGGTACTTTGCTTCCGTGATACATTCTGAATCCGTCTTGTAGTGTATAGTCCTGCCCGAGGTTTCTGCCGTCCAGAGACGTGGCTGGTCCTTGTACTTCGTTTCCTCGAGGGTAGGCATCTTGATGATGGACTGTCATAAGAAATGGGTCTTCTGTTGTCCAAGGAAAGTCCATATTTTGTATTTTGAGAATCTTGTTGTCTGACATGTGGTGCTTCCACCTTTCTTCATAACTTGATTGAGATGGCCCCTGTGCTTGAACACGAGAACAACTCCAATTTCTAAAACGTAAGTATACACTTTAATGTAACATAGTATCAGAAGGATACCAATGTAGGGGAATATTCTATGAAGAAACTGGAGGATGTTCAGTAAAAATATAGAATATGTATGACAACGTTTTGCGAAAACAGAGGTCAGAAGGTATGCCATTCAGTCAGCAGGATGGCCGGAAATTTCACTTTACTTTGCAGAGGGGGAACACTATTGAAGAATCCAATCGACGTGCTGCTTGACAAGTCTAAGGACTGGATTCTTCTTCCTCGTGCATCGAGTGTTGCGGAGCAGGCGGTCGCTTTTCTTCGAGAGACCTTTCAGATTGAAGCGGGCATTCTCAGTTACGGAAGACGTCCTCGCAAAAGCGGACCAGATTACCTCCGCCGGTCAAAACGCTGGTACAAGTCATGGGGATTTGAAACGTCACAACCTGAAATTCAGGGAGCGATTGAGCAGTCTGCTCCATTTTCTGAGAATGCAGCTAAACGGCAATGGTTTCGAGCGGAAGAGGTACCTTTGGTTTGGCGAGGTATTTTGAAGGATAACCAGGTGCAGCAGGTAGGAATTTGGCTGGTGAATTTGGACATGAGTCCAGTAGGGTTGTTTGTGCTTGCCTTGAAGAAAAACAGAAGTGTTAGCGAGCGAGAAGCTATTGCACGGTGTATGGCTCACATTACTGTTGTCCTGGAATTGGTCGTAACGCGTCGTTTGTCTGAGGAATTGAGTATCCGCGATCCGTTGACACGTGTGCTAAATCGACGCGGCCTCCTGTCTGAATTCGATAAACTGACGGCTCAGCAAACTCCGTCTACTGTCGTCGTTGTCGATCTTGACGGTTTTAAACAGTTTAACGACGAACAAGGCCACATCGCCGGTGATGAGACACTATTGCGCGTTGCAGATGTGCTTGAGGACCATACTGCAAAAGCTAACGGCATTTGTTCACGGTTCGGCGGAGATGAGTTTGTGATTGTGTATCGACATGCAACGGAGGACGTCGATTTGACCGCGCAACGGGTGGTAGACAAGCTTTTGGACGTCAAGGTGTCGGCAAGTGCAGGGGGTGCAGTCTTTCGTGTTGATGGATATGACTTTGATACTTGCTATCGGATTGCTGACACTCGCCTGTATGAGATGAAGAAGCAGAAAAAGCGCGGGATTGGCAGGCCGGACAACGGAGGGTATGGCTTCTAGACGCTAGTTGT
Proteins encoded in this window:
- a CDS encoding YafY family protein, with protein sequence MAKADGMLAIVWMLKSRGRMTAQNLADALEVSVRSVYRYIDSLCASGVPIEAEAGHDGGFHLAPSFNDAPLFFRPEEKIALKHSALFARTAGYPFTKDLEQALHKIELYSTPQQLEDLSQHTRGLAVVNSIDHSAYADTLSKLTLGITACRTVSITYRKIKAQSDTHRNIDPYGMIHWRDRWYLIAFCHLRTEIRIFRVDRIQKYALSSNRFVRPDGFSITDFFAEQQLQIQTSEQLVRMVLTGETDAIADLSRHWFLKPRMVSRWSKKAVFVVEEQSLHAYIPHILLAFGKSIFIAEPASLRHRIANLAQQLADYYQQSTDRTCQ
- a CDS encoding DUF2239 family protein, with product MESSTEDRVYSAFAGDELIQTGSLREVVSKVKNELDDDDLSRVLIFDDTTGRVTDVDFRGTITDVLQRLSCDFEGGSVASSVTSSDAGDAVNRDKPRRVGRPKLGVVPGEVTLLPRHWDWLKSQPGGASVTLRKLVEEARRARANKDAMRQAQEATYGFMTAMAGNRPHYEEALRALYAKDSQLFYQLIEDWAEDVRNHIKKLAQNAFLAEDKG
- a CDS encoding pirin family protein, which encodes MSDNKILKIQNMDFPWTTEDPFLMTVHHQDAYPRGNEVQGPATSLDGRNLGQDYTLQDGFRMYHGSKVPGFPAHPHKGFETVTIVLKGFVDHFDSTGSCGRYGNGDVQWLTTGRGAQHTEMFPLVHQDKENPLELFQIWLNLPSEGKSATPEYKMLWAEDIPETEITGSNGETATVRLIAGSLNGRDSLEPTKASWASVSQHHVGIFLVTLSPGANLSLPPVTGTLNRNLYFYQGDTISVEGTPVEVNCRVKLAGDQHISITNGATEAQLLVLEGEPIREPVAQYGPFVMNTQEELRAAFEDYQRTQFGGWQWDGPEPVNERTSGRFAQYADGTVERREG
- a CDS encoding diguanylate cyclase, which produces MKNPIDVLLDKSKDWILLPRASSVAEQAVAFLRETFQIEAGILSYGRRPRKSGPDYLRRSKRWYKSWGFETSQPEIQGAIEQSAPFSENAAKRQWFRAEEVPLVWRGILKDNQVQQVGIWLVNLDMSPVGLFVLALKKNRSVSEREAIARCMAHITVVLELVVTRRLSEELSIRDPLTRVLNRRGLLSEFDKLTAQQTPSTVVVVDLDGFKQFNDEQGHIAGDETLLRVADVLEDHTAKANGICSRFGGDEFVIVYRHATEDVDLTAQRVVDKLLDVKVSASAGGAVFRVDGYDFDTCYRIADTRLYEMKKQKKRGIGRPDNGGYGF